The genomic DNA CTATTTGGGATGGAAAAATAGCTACTCCTTTTACTTTAATCATATCATCTGCTCTACCAGTTATTCTGCTCATTCTAACACTTGTTCTTCCACAAATACATGTTTCATAGTTAAGTGAAGTTAAATCTTTAGTTCTGAATCTGATTATTGGCATTCCTTCTCTTTCAAGATTTGTTAATACAAGTTCTCCTTTTTTGTTTGGACCTAAAGTTTCACCAGTTGCAGAATTGATTATTTCTGGGTAATATATGTCTTCAGCTATATGCAATCCTTCTTGAGCACAACATTCTACTCCAACACCAGGACCCATAAGTTCTGTTAATCCATAAATGTTATATGCTGGAGCTCCAAAGAGTGTTTCTAGTTTTTTTCTAATTTCTTCACTCCACATTTCAGCTCCAAACCCTATTGCTTTAAGATTCATGTCTTTGGGATTGATTCCATCATCTTCAGCCACTTCAGCTAAGTGAATTCCATAAGAAGGAGTTGCAATTAAACAGGTCACTCCAAAATCTTTCATTATTTCTATCTGTCTTCTTGTTTGTCCAGTGGATATTGGCACGATAGTTGCACCAATTTTGTGAGATCCATAATGAACACCAAATCCTCCAGTGAATAATCCATAACCATGAGTATTTTGAATAATATCATCTTCATCAACACCCATCATAGTTAATCCTCTTGCAGTTGTTTCTGCCCAGGTATCCAAATCTTTTTTAGTATATCCTGATACAACTGGTTTTCCAGTAGTTCCTGATGAAGAATGAATTTCTTTTATATCTTTTATATCTACTGCAAAAAGTCCATAAGGATAACTTTCCCTTAAATCCTCTTTTGTGATGAAAGGTAATTTTTCAATATCTTTTAAAGTTTCTATATCTTCAGGGAAAACTTCACATGCTGTATATTTAGTGTTATAATAGGGAATTTTGTTAAAAGCTAATTTAACTGTTTTTTGAAGCTTTTTTAATTGTAGTTCTTCAAGTTCTTCCCTTGACATACATTCGATTTTCTCGTTCCAAAACATAAATTGGCCTCATTTATTTTTAATAATATTATATTATGTTTTATCCACTTTAAATATATTTTTTCTAGATTTTATTTAAATTTTTAAAATAAATTTTATATAGTTTAAAGTAGAAATTGTAAAGTGTAATTAATGAATTATTGATTATATCGAGGAAATTAATATGGATATGATGAGTATATTATGGCAATTTGGTGTATTGGCTGCTGTAATCATATTTGGGATAAAAATAGGTTTAGCTTCTGGCCTTGCTAATTTGTCAAAAAAATTATTTGCAGGTATCTGTATAGGTTATGGTGGTGGTGTTTTATTATGCACATATATAGCATCATTCTTTGCTGAACAGATTACTGAAGCTATCTATAGTTACAACACTGTTTTTTATATAATTATGGCATCTATCATGATTATCGCAGGTTTGTTTACTATAAGAGAATGGAAAGTTCATGATAAAAATACAACTACTGCTACTTGTTTAGCTGTTGTTGCTCCTTGTCCATGTTGTTTTGGATCAATTATCGCTTCTGTTTTAATTGTTGCACCAACTATTGGTTTTGGTTTTACAAAATTAAGTATTGTTGTTGCAATTGCATTAGTTATAGTTATGGTTGTTACATATTTTGCATCTAATACTATTATTAAATTAACTGATAAGCCATATCCTATCATATTAGGAAATTTCATGCTATTTTTAGGTGCTTATTTCTTATTATCTGCTATTGTAATACCAAGTATTGCTCAAGCAATGCAAGGTAAATTTGGTAGTGTAAACATGATTGAATCTCAATCTTTAATTGCTATATTAGTTACTTTAGTAGTATTAGTGATTGTAGGAATATTCTTATATAAACGAAGTGATAATCTCTTAAAATAAATTAAGGTGATATTAAATGAGTGCAATACCTGGTACAGAATATTTAAGCGGGGCTTTAGATGTTATATCTCAAAGTTTAACAATCCCCGTATTAGTTTTATTATTAATAATTACTATTATTTCTGTTATTGCTTTAGGTGGATTCATATCTGAATACACTTCAAGGAAGAAAATAGGAGTTGGAAAAATAAGAGATTTAATATTTAAAATTAATACAGCAAGTTCTGTAGATAATTTAATAGATGTTATTTCTAGTTCTGAAATTCCTAAATCTCAAAAAAAAGTTTTAACTGAAATCGCAAAATCTAAAGATTTAGATAGTAATTCTAGAGAAACTTTAGCTCGTAAATTAGTAGAACATGAAGAAGAAAAAATCGATAAAAATTTAAGAAATACTGATATTATTACTCGTGTCGGACCAACATTAGGGTTAATGGGTACTTTAATTCCATTAGGTCCTGGTCTTGCAGCATTAGGAACTGGGGATATTAATACTCTTGCAGATTCATTAACTATTGCATTTGATACTACTGTTGTAGGTATTGGTTCCGGTGCTTTATGTTATTTTATTTCTAAAATTAGAAGAGGTTGGTATGATCAATACCTTTCTGATTTAGATGCATTATCTGATGCAGTTCTTTTTTACATGAATAAACAGTGATTTTATATGGTTAGAAAAAAACAAAGAAGACGTAGATCTTCAGATGAAGACATAGATCCTATGGCAGGTACAACAAACCTTGTTGATGCAATGTTAGTTCTTGCATTAGGTTTTTTAATCTTTGTTGTAATGAGTTGGAATATGCAAAGTGTTATTTTTTCTGACATGTCACAAGATCAAAAACAAGCAGTTATGGAATCTATGAAACAGGTTTCAGAGGTTACTCAAGGTCAAGAATTAAATGATACTCCAGATTCTTCTCAAAGTTCTGGACAAGGATTTACTGAGATGGGAAAAGTTTATAAAGACCCATCGACGGGTAAGCTGATTATGGTAGAAGGCTAAACCTTCTACATTATATTATTCTTTTAAAATTTTTTCATGCTTTTTTTCATGTTATTTGATAACTTGATGAGTATTTTTCAATGTCTTTTTTTAATTGTAACTGGATGTATATTTTAAGTCTAAAATAGCATTCAAAACTTTTTCTAAATATTTATATACAATTTTATATAAATTTCTATTTGTAAAAAAAGGATTTTTAGGATTTCTTAAATGTTGATATTACATTTAGTTCATTAATAACTTAAAAATTAAATGAAATTTTCCAAATCATTTTTTTACACAAGTTTTAAAAAAATAATGGAGGGTATTAAAATATTTAAAAATAAGTTTTTTATTTTTCTGATTTTAAGTTTGATGTTTTTGTCTGTTTCAGCTGTTTGTGCTGAAGATTCTGCATCATTAGACTTAAATGAGACAAATATTGATATAGAAACACCTGTATCAACTTCTACAGATGTAGTGGCTGATGAACAGGAAGTATGCGAATATTCGAATGAAGATATAGTTTATGCATCTGAAATTGGTTTAAATGAACCTTCAAGTAATGATATTGATTTAAGTAGTTTTAAAATATCATATGCTGGTGAAATTACTGATGGGCCTGTAAAAGCTCCTAATGCTGGAGCTATTTATGTAAATCCTATAACTGGAAGTGATTCTAGGACTGGTGCTGACTGGAATAATGCTGTTGCGACTATTAATCATGCTTTAGATATTGTTCCGGATGGTGGTGTTATTTACCTTGCAAATGGTGAATATGCACCGAGTAGTGTTGGTGC from uncultured Methanobrevibacter sp. includes the following:
- a CDS encoding phenylacetate--CoA ligase family protein translates to MFWNEKIECMSREELEELQLKKLQKTVKLAFNKIPYYNTKYTACEVFPEDIETLKDIEKLPFITKEDLRESYPYGLFAVDIKDIKEIHSSSGTTGKPVVSGYTKKDLDTWAETTARGLTMMGVDEDDIIQNTHGYGLFTGGFGVHYGSHKIGATIVPISTGQTRRQIEIMKDFGVTCLIATPSYGIHLAEVAEDDGINPKDMNLKAIGFGAEMWSEEIRKKLETLFGAPAYNIYGLTELMGPGVGVECCAQEGLHIAEDIYYPEIINSATGETLGPNKKGELVLTNLEREGMPIIRFRTKDLTSLNYETCICGRTSVRMSRITGRADDMIKVKGVAIFPSQIEKALLKIGDVEPHYLIIVTRPGTLDQIEVKVEASKNLFFDGVKEMVDVQKKIAKSIENETGIRVKVTLVEPKSLPRYEGKAKRVIDERNLH
- a CDS encoding DUF2162 domain-containing protein; amino-acid sequence: MDMMSILWQFGVLAAVIIFGIKIGLASGLANLSKKLFAGICIGYGGGVLLCTYIASFFAEQITEAIYSYNTVFYIIMASIMIIAGLFTIREWKVHDKNTTTATCLAVVAPCPCCFGSIIASVLIVAPTIGFGFTKLSIVVAIALVIVMVVTYFASNTIIKLTDKPYPIILGNFMLFLGAYFLLSAIVIPSIAQAMQGKFGSVNMIESQSLIAILVTLVVLVIVGIFLYKRSDNLLK
- a CDS encoding DUF2149 domain-containing protein produces the protein MVRKKQRRRRSSDEDIDPMAGTTNLVDAMLVLALGFLIFVVMSWNMQSVIFSDMSQDQKQAVMESMKQVSEVTQGQELNDTPDSSQSSGQGFTEMGKVYKDPSTGKLIMVEG
- a CDS encoding MotA/TolQ/ExbB proton channel family protein, yielding MSAIPGTEYLSGALDVISQSLTIPVLVLLLIITIISVIALGGFISEYTSRKKIGVGKIRDLIFKINTASSVDNLIDVISSSEIPKSQKKVLTEIAKSKDLDSNSRETLARKLVEHEEEKIDKNLRNTDIITRVGPTLGLMGTLIPLGPGLAALGTGDINTLADSLTIAFDTTVVGIGSGALCYFISKIRRGWYDQYLSDLDALSDAVLFYMNKQ